ATTTACGCATGAAACAGAAAATTATCATTTGGCTTTCAGTTATCCTTCTCCTAGCCATAGTGGCTTTTATGGTAAAGGATCTCTTTTATCAGTCTAATAGCAGCAATGACAATCCTTACGAATATAAGATGGATAAGCTAAGGCATATCGATTCATCTTTAATTGGCTATAAACAGTATAATTTGATAAAACCAGATATTGAGCAACTACATGGCATAGCAGTGGATAAATCGGATAATATCTTTATAGCGGGTAAGGATAAGGTAATCGTTTACAACAGTGAATTGAAAGAAAAATTATCTTTTAAAACTGGTAAAGAGGCTAAGTGCATTGCGATTGAAGATAATGGTTCAGTTTATTTTGGAATTCAGGATCATTTGGAAGTTTACGACAGTGTTGGAAAATTCTTGAAGTCATGGAACCCTGTAAACGAAAAATCAGTAATCACAAGTATTGCGGTAACTGAGAAATTTGTGTATGTAGCTGATGCGGGCAATAGAATTGTATATCAATATGATAAAACTGGTAATTTGATAAAGAAGATAGGTAAAAAGGATGTTGACAAAGGAATCCCCGGTTTTATAATTCCAAGCCCATATTTTGATTTGCTAATTGGTAGAGAGGGTGAACTATGGGTTGCAAACCCTGGACGACATTCACTTGAATCCTATAATGAAAAGGGTGATCTAATTTCATCATGGACTAAAACCTCGATGGATGTTGACGGTTTTTGCGGATGTTGCAATCCTTCAAATATTGCTATGCTTTCCGATGGATCATTTGTAACTAGCGAAAAGGCAATCGAAAGGGTGAAAATTCATCTCCCATCGGGAGAGTTTAAAACCGTTGTTGCTTCGCCCGAAAACTTTAATGAGGGAACAAAAGGGATTGATCTTGCAGTAGATTCAAAGGATAGGATTTTTGTGTTGGATCCTGTTAAAAAAAGTGTTTGTGTATATATCAAAAAGTAAAAGAGGTTTATGGATAGGCGGAATTTTATTTCAGCACTAGTAAGAGGTGGAATTATTGTGGGATTGACTGCAACTAGTGGTTATCTGCTATTTAAGAAGGAGGGTAATGCCTCCGGATGCAACTCCATTTGTAATGGGTGTAAAAGTTTGCCAATTTGTACTAAAGAGGAAGCTGTTAAGGTTAAGCAAGAGAATAGGGCAAAGTAACTATTAGAAAGAATTAAAGTATTACGAGCCTAAAGATTTTAAAATGGAAAGTTCTGATAATAAGAAAAGTAAAATAAGCCGTCGAGAATTTATAAATAATAGTGTTCGCTTCTCGATAGTTCTGGGAATTGGTGCTATAGGGGGAGGCCTGTTAACTCGATCGCATGCGCGCCAAATGGTATGGCAGTTAGACACATCAAAATGTATTCAGTGCGGACGATGTGCTACGAATTGTGTTAAAACCCCATCTGCTGTTAAGTGTGTGCATGTATATAGCATGTGTGGTTACTGCGATTTGTGTGGTGGCTATTTTAGACCTGAAACCAAAGAATTAACAACTGCCGCAGAGAATCAACTTTGCCCTACAAGTGCCATAAGACGTAAGTTTGTTGAGGATCCCTTTTTTCAGTATGATATCGATGAGAAACTTTGTAATGGTTGCGGTAAGTGCGTTAAGGGGTGTGGTGCTTTTGGAAATGGTTCGTTACAATTGCAGGTTCGTCATGACCTTTGCGATAATTGCAATGAGTGTGCTATTGCCCGCGATTGCCCTGCAGGGGCTTTCAGTCGGGTACCATCAGATAGTCCCTATTTATTTTCGGGATTTGATAGTAAAAAGAAAGGATAATAATTTTCAACTCTATCAGGGTTCTAAACCTTGACAGAGTTTTATAAGTTAAACTAATGAAAAAAACGGTAGCATATACAATACTCGCCCTTATAGTATCTCTGCAACTATATAACTCATTTGCTGTTCAGCGATTTCCAAAACCCGAGTTTGAATCGGGATATATACAGCCACCAACATCTACGCCAGATCCTAGGTCGGAAGCATTGGCAATTCTCGATGTTGTTGTGCTTATTGCCACTTTATCGACTATTACATGGATGGTTCTGAAAAAGCGTAATCGCAATGGGGTATTCTGGATTTCGATTTTCTCAATTGCCTACTTTGGATTTTTTCGCGAAGGATGCATATGTGCTGTTGGATCTGTGCAGAATGTAACATATGCTCTATTCAACCCTGCATATAGCATACCAATAACGGTTATCGCTTTTTTTGCTATTCCTATAATTTTCACAGTATTTTTTGGTCGTACATTTTGCGCTGGGGTTTGCCCTTTGGGAGCAATTCAAGATGTTTTTGTACTACGTCCAGTTACACTTAAGTCATGGTTACTGAAAGTACTTGGTTTGATTCCTTTTATCTACTTAGGTCTTTCTATACTCTATGCGGCAACATCAACCGATTTCATTATCTGCCGTTACGACCCATTTGTTGGATTTTTTAGGCTTAACGCCAGTTTTACAATGTTTATGCTTGGCGGAATCTTTCTTTTGCTTGGCGTTTTCATTGCACGACCATATTGTAGATTTCTTTGCCCTTATGGTGTTATTTTAAATCTTGTAAGCAGGGTATCAAAAAAACACTTAACTATAACCCCTGCTAAGTGCATACAATGTAAACTTTGTGAGAATTCATGCCCCTTTGGTGCAATCGATAAACCAGTTCAGGTTAAAGAGAAGGAGGAGAGTCATAGGGCTGTTCGAAGAATTATGCTGCTGACTGTAATTATTCCGTTGTTAGTTCTGATTGGTGGTTATGTTGGTTCACGATTTCATGAGAGTTTGGCTAGGGTTAACCATAATGTTCAACTTGCACAGGTATTGCTGAATCCAGATAAAAATCAACCCGAAAGTTTTGAGGTTACAGCATTTAAATCATCTGGAAAATCTACCGAGGAGTTCTTTAAAGAAACCGCCTCGATAGTGAATAAATTTTATATTGGGGGTTGGATTTTAGGAGGATTTTTAGGATTAGTTTTTGGATTGACTTTAACAAGTCTATCAATTTTTAAATATCAGGAGGATTATACCCCGAATAAGGGTACATGCCTCAGTTGTGCTAGGTGCGTTGATTTCTGTCCTGTAAAAGAAGATGAACTCTAAGACTCAACGCGTAAAAAATCTGCGTTTAAAAAAAATAAAATATGAGTAAATTGAAAAAAATTATCGAAAATGTTCGCCTTTGGAAAGGTGTAGCCATTGTTTCCGGAGTGTACTCTTTTATCTTCTGTGTACTAATTATTGCAAATTTTACCCAGATAAACAGGGTTGATCCAGTTAACACTAAAGTTTTAAACACGTTGGTTGAACGGTTGAAAGAGAATCCCAACGATAATCAACTTAGAGAAGAAATACGGGAACTCGACCTACTTGCCCGTAAGGCTTACTTTACCAATCAATGGCAAATAAAAAATGGAGGATATATGCTTATGATAGGAGTTCTTGTACTAATTATTGCTTTACAGTTTATTCGGTTGGCTACAAAGGGTCTACCTGTTGTTGATACTGAAAACGATGATAAATTATTATACACCCAGAATAAGGCTCGGAAGTGGGTTTCAATAGGAGGAGCAACTCTCGTTGTTGTTGCACTCGTATTTGCATTTATCACTCAAAATCAGCTAAAATCTACATTTATTAATGCAGCACAAGCATCTAATAATGAGGCGAAGAGCCAAGTATCAAACCCTCCTGCTGTTCAAGAAACAACTGAGACTAAAGTTGTTGAAACACCCCAAAATGTAACCGCAGAAGTTGCTGATGCTAGCAAGGAAAAGAAATTAGAGGTTGCAACAGCTAAAGTGGAGAAAAAAGAGCAGGTTCAACAACCACCAGTTTCTAATCAAGTAGTTACTGCGGTTAATTATCCATCAGATAATGAGTTAAAGAATAATTTCCCCAATTTTAGAGGATTTGGAGGGAATGCAATTGCATATCAAAAGAATATCCCCGTTAGTTGGGATGGTCCATCGGGACAAAATATTCTTTGGAAAGTAGCAATTCCGTTACCGGGCTATAATTCACCCGTTATTTGGGGCGATAAGATATTTGTTGCTGGTGCGAATGCCTCTAAGCGTGAAGTTTACTGTTTCGATAGGAATTCTGGAAAATTACTTTGGACAGCAAATGCCGATAATATTCAAGGCTCACCAGTAAAATCACCTGATGTACAGGGAGATACAGGTCAGTCAGCACCAACAATTTCTACCGATGGCAAGAGGGTTTACGTGATCTTCGCCAATGGCGATATCATGACAGTAGATATGAATGGCACAAGGGTTTGGGCTAAAAACCTCGGGGTACCGCAGAACCACTATGGCCATTCATCATCCTTAATCACTTATAAAAATCTAGTAATAGTTCAATATGATCAGCGAACAAACCCAAGGGTACTAGCCCTGTCATCAACAAATGGTGATGAAGTTTGGAGCACTCCTCGGAAAGTTAAAATATCTTGGTCGTCACCAATAATTGTGAATACAGGAAGTCGCACTGAGCTAATACTTGTAGCCGAACCATTCGTTACATCTTATGATCCAGCAACAGGCAAACAGTTATGGAGTATGGATTGTATTTCAGGCGAGGTTGGCCCATCACTTGCTTATGCCGATGGTGTTGTGTTTGCGCTAAACGAGTATGCAAGCCTAACAGCAATTAAGGTTGGCGATACTCCACAAAAACTTTGGGAGAGTTCGGATTATCTATCCGATGTTCCTAGCCCTGTTGCAACTGATAAGTACTTGTTTGTAGTTACAAGTTATGGCACAGTTGTTTGCTACGATGCGAAGACAGGAACGAGTTATTGGACAAAGGAGTTTGAAAATGGTTTTTACTCATCAC
This window of the Bacteroidales bacterium genome carries:
- a CDS encoding PQQ-binding-like beta-propeller repeat protein; this translates as MSKLKKIIENVRLWKGVAIVSGVYSFIFCVLIIANFTQINRVDPVNTKVLNTLVERLKENPNDNQLREEIRELDLLARKAYFTNQWQIKNGGYMLMIGVLVLIIALQFIRLATKGLPVVDTENDDKLLYTQNKARKWVSIGGATLVVVALVFAFITQNQLKSTFINAAQASNNEAKSQVSNPPAVQETTETKVVETPQNVTAEVADASKEKKLEVATAKVEKKEQVQQPPVSNQVVTAVNYPSDNELKNNFPNFRGFGGNAIAYQKNIPVSWDGPSGQNILWKVAIPLPGYNSPVIWGDKIFVAGANASKREVYCFDRNSGKLLWTANADNIQGSPVKSPDVQGDTGQSAPTISTDGKRVYVIFANGDIMTVDMNGTRVWAKNLGVPQNHYGHSSSLITYKNLVIVQYDQRTNPRVLALSSTNGDEVWSTPRKVKISWSSPIIVNTGSRTELILVAEPFVTSYDPATGKQLWSMDCISGEVGPSLAYADGVVFALNEYASLTAIKVGDTPQKLWESSDYLSDVPSPVATDKYLFVVTSYGTVVCYDAKTGTSYWTKEFENGFYSSPIIAEGKIYLLDKQGVMHIFNADKTYTSVGEAKLGEKSVCTPAFANGRIYIRGDKNLYCIGK
- a CDS encoding ferredoxin codes for the protein MESSDNKKSKISRREFINNSVRFSIVLGIGAIGGGLLTRSHARQMVWQLDTSKCIQCGRCATNCVKTPSAVKCVHVYSMCGYCDLCGGYFRPETKELTTAAENQLCPTSAIRRKFVEDPFFQYDIDEKLCNGCGKCVKGCGAFGNGSLQLQVRHDLCDNCNECAIARDCPAGAFSRVPSDSPYLFSGFDSKKKG
- a CDS encoding 4Fe-4S binding protein produces the protein MKKTVAYTILALIVSLQLYNSFAVQRFPKPEFESGYIQPPTSTPDPRSEALAILDVVVLIATLSTITWMVLKKRNRNGVFWISIFSIAYFGFFREGCICAVGSVQNVTYALFNPAYSIPITVIAFFAIPIIFTVFFGRTFCAGVCPLGAIQDVFVLRPVTLKSWLLKVLGLIPFIYLGLSILYAATSTDFIICRYDPFVGFFRLNASFTMFMLGGIFLLLGVFIARPYCRFLCPYGVILNLVSRVSKKHLTITPAKCIQCKLCENSCPFGAIDKPVQVKEKEESHRAVRRIMLLTVIIPLLVLIGGYVGSRFHESLARVNHNVQLAQVLLNPDKNQPESFEVTAFKSSGKSTEEFFKETASIVNKFYIGGWILGGFLGLVFGLTLTSLSIFKYQEDYTPNKGTCLSCARCVDFCPVKEDEL